The following coding sequences are from one Myxococcales bacterium window:
- a CDS encoding arsenic transporter: protein MNFQQRIHLITGKGGVGRTIVSVALARALARAGRRVLLTETGEADDAFSPLGEYFAGVRLSDEPCAVAPGVDACQLWANTGHELFARAVIPAGPLVSAAMRSKPLRRFMRAAPSFYELGILYHFLHLLEREDAGQPRYDAVVVDMPATGHTLALTTLPEVALRVVPRGPVATAMRKGQGFIYDASQTAAWVVTLPEPLPVSEAIELVEGLRRSRVPLGGVILNRFLRDPFSQAEREAASAWLAAERLRGRFAFERILMAGESVRRLEDATHLPLVRLTEVPPEQGNACEGLVAQFLALRQGEGPS, encoded by the coding sequence TTGAATTTCCAGCAGCGCATACATCTCATCACCGGGAAGGGCGGCGTGGGCCGGACGATCGTGTCCGTGGCGTTGGCGCGCGCGCTGGCGCGTGCGGGACGCCGGGTTTTGCTCACCGAGACGGGCGAGGCCGACGATGCGTTCTCCCCTCTGGGGGAATACTTCGCCGGGGTGCGGCTTTCGGACGAGCCCTGCGCGGTGGCGCCCGGTGTGGACGCATGCCAGTTGTGGGCAAACACGGGGCACGAGCTTTTTGCCCGCGCCGTGATTCCTGCGGGCCCCCTGGTGTCGGCGGCCATGCGTTCGAAGCCGCTTCGTCGCTTCATGCGCGCCGCGCCCTCGTTTTACGAGCTCGGCATTCTCTACCATTTCCTGCACCTGCTCGAGCGTGAGGACGCCGGACAGCCCCGCTACGATGCCGTGGTGGTGGACATGCCGGCCACCGGGCACACCCTGGCGCTCACCACGCTGCCCGAGGTGGCCCTGCGGGTGGTGCCGCGCGGACCCGTGGCCACGGCGATGCGCAAAGGCCAGGGCTTCATCTACGACGCGTCTCAGACGGCCGCGTGGGTGGTCACTCTGCCCGAACCGCTGCCCGTCAGCGAAGCCATCGAACTGGTGGAAGGCCTGCGGCGTTCGCGGGTGCCTTTGGGCGGCGTGATCCTGAACCGTTTTTTGCGGGATCCCTTCAGCCAAGCCGAGAGAGAGGCTGCCTCCGCGTGGCTTGCCGCCGAGCGCCTGCGCGGGCGCTTCGCGTTCGAACGCATCCTCATGGCGGGAGAATCCGTGCGGCGCCTCGAAGACGCAACCCACCTGCCGTTGGTGCGGCTCACCGAGGTGCCTCCCGAGCAGGGCAACGCCTGCGAGGGCTTGGTGGCGCAGTTTTTGGCCCTGCGCCAGGGGGAGGGGCCGTCGTGA
- a CDS encoding alpha/beta fold hydrolase translates to MVSTQKTLPAGVSAALYPFAPHSFVRRGLRMNYIDEGQGEPVVMVHGNPTWSFHFRALVRALHGRYRTVVPDHIGMGLSDKPQDEDYDYRLQSRVDDLEALIAHLGLDAGPPLTLVLHDWGGMIGMAYAARHPQRVARLVLMNTAAFHVPAGSKIPLSLQALRKTPLGPLAVLGLNAFARMAARVCTHRTKLSADVRAAYCAPYDSWQTRLATLRFVQDIPAEPTHPSYALVSETEAALPQFRDTPALLLWGMHDFVFTPAVLASWRARWPKAEVKAFDDCGHYLLEDAPDEVCARVTAFLAEHPLAPPSPLPSLPT, encoded by the coding sequence GTGGTGAGCACACAGAAGACCTTACCCGCAGGCGTGAGCGCGGCGCTTTACCCCTTTGCTCCCCACAGCTTCGTGCGGCGCGGCCTGCGCATGAACTACATCGACGAAGGGCAGGGTGAGCCGGTGGTGATGGTGCATGGCAACCCCACCTGGTCGTTTCACTTCCGCGCGCTGGTGCGGGCGCTGCACGGCCGCTACCGCACGGTGGTGCCGGATCACATCGGGATGGGGCTTTCGGATAAGCCGCAGGACGAGGATTACGATTACCGCCTACAGAGCCGCGTAGACGATCTCGAGGCGTTGATTGCTCACCTCGGGCTCGATGCGGGGCCGCCTCTCACCTTGGTGTTGCACGATTGGGGCGGCATGATCGGCATGGCCTATGCTGCCCGCCATCCGCAGCGGGTGGCTCGCTTGGTGCTGATGAACACGGCCGCGTTTCACGTGCCTGCCGGTTCCAAGATTCCGCTGTCTCTTCAGGCGCTTCGCAAGACACCCCTTGGCCCCTTGGCCGTTTTGGGCCTCAACGCGTTCGCCCGCATGGCGGCGCGCGTGTGCACCCACCGCACGAAGCTCAGCGCCGACGTGCGCGCGGCGTACTGTGCGCCGTACGACTCCTGGCAGACACGCCTCGCCACGCTGCGGTTCGTGCAAGACATCCCCGCGGAGCCCACGCATCCCTCCTACGCGCTCGTGAGCGAGACCGAGGCGGCACTGCCGCAGTTCCGCGACACGCCTGCGTTGCTCCTGTGGGGCATGCATGATTTCGTGTTCACCCCGGCCGTGCTGGCGTCGTGGCGCGCCCGCTGGCCCAAGGCCGAGGTCAAGGCCTTCGACGATTGTGGGCACTACCTGCTCGAGGATGCGCCCGACGAAGTGTGCGCGCGGGTGACGGCGTTCCTCGCGGAGCATCCGCTCGCGCCACCTTCGCCGCTACCCTCGCTTCCCACATGA
- a CDS encoding family 78 glycoside hydrolase catalytic domain: MRAILFRLAPRASGVAFLLFVTLSCQSSGVIKRSDGSATLAVRDLRLNGMSEPLGLAGPPRVSWRLESTLPGTMQTAYQVVAATTPEGLYSGEGRLWDSGKVKGSQAAGVPWAGAPLSSRQRGFAAVRVWDQRGNVSPLSAPAPFELGLLAPGDWTAKWIGASRQGAAADPAAPLRAASWVWAAGEDARNAAPVGHRYFRNEFTLPAGGHIQHAVLWVGANDSAEVFVNGKKVTSGSLSRLATPVDVAAQLRPGRNVVAADVHNTGGPAGLLLALELTTAEGGTFAIHTGDVGWQAAARPGADWQQVGEPSGFGDAEVIAKFGAPPFAGRPQLPAWAAPAPYLYSTFSAPAHITRARAYVAGLGYYELYLNGRRVGDHVLEPPFSDYDKTVEYTVFDVTRLLEPRNNGVGIILGNGYYNQHAADVWNYEKAPWRDEPKVRVQIEALTETGERFVVASDGTWKAADGPIRFDGLRNGEHYDARLERPGFATAGFEAPGARPVREVGPPRGRLVPREAPPIRVTETLEARSVQQVAAGVHLFDLGQNIAGWARLRVQGPTGTKLTLRFGEKLGPDGRLDRKALEGLLRQGVFEEDQYILRGGPEEVWEPRFTYHGFRYVEVEGFPGTPPASAIEGRVVHTDFASVGHFETSDALVNRIHAATCWSYRSNYVGIPTDCPHREKNGWTGDAHLAIDAGLFNFDNAAAYLKWIRDLTEAQSPKGTLPGIVPSPGWGYEDKWSGPAWDAALFVVPWSVYKFTGDRTALMLAFGAQQKYLASLEARAPEGLVDFGLGDWSHWKTQTPVAVTSTAAYHLMATLAAKTAGALGQPDLAKRYTALADKISQAFQRAFVNARTGQVADDQQTALALALLQGLVPETLRPAVVQRLVASVEKTDFHPDTGVLGAGALLRALSKAGHADVAFKVANRRTAPGWGHWIDQGATTLWETWSGESSRNHVFFGDIDAWYYEVLAGIQPDDSAPGFAHVTLAPEVVPELDRVEASVDTVRGKVLSRWEREGDSVRFAFEVPTTVRATLRVPAAPGARVTLNGRAIDDVPGLGARKLPEGGYSFEAGPGRYAVVAGR, encoded by the coding sequence ATGCGAGCGATCCTGTTTCGATTGGCCCCGCGGGCTTCCGGCGTGGCTTTCCTGCTCTTCGTGACCCTCTCGTGCCAGTCGAGCGGCGTCATCAAACGCAGCGACGGCTCTGCCACGCTGGCGGTGCGCGACCTGCGCTTGAACGGAATGTCCGAGCCCCTGGGGCTCGCGGGCCCGCCGCGCGTGTCGTGGCGGCTGGAGTCCACTTTGCCGGGCACGATGCAGACCGCCTACCAGGTCGTAGCGGCCACCACGCCCGAGGGGCTTTACAGCGGCGAGGGGCGCCTGTGGGACAGTGGCAAGGTCAAGGGCTCCCAGGCGGCGGGTGTGCCCTGGGCGGGGGCCCCGCTGTCGTCGCGCCAACGGGGCTTCGCGGCGGTGCGCGTGTGGGACCAACGCGGCAACGTCTCGCCCTTGTCCGCACCGGCCCCCTTCGAGCTCGGCCTGCTCGCGCCCGGCGATTGGACGGCAAAGTGGATTGGCGCCTCCCGGCAAGGCGCAGCGGCGGATCCCGCGGCGCCCCTGCGGGCGGCGTCCTGGGTGTGGGCGGCGGGCGAAGACGCGCGGAACGCGGCCCCGGTGGGGCACCGCTACTTCCGCAACGAGTTCACGCTGCCGGCCGGGGGCCACATTCAGCACGCGGTGTTGTGGGTGGGGGCGAACGACAGCGCCGAGGTCTTCGTGAACGGGAAAAAGGTGACCAGCGGGTCCCTGAGCCGCCTCGCCACGCCCGTGGACGTGGCCGCCCAGCTGCGCCCCGGGCGCAACGTGGTTGCGGCCGACGTGCACAACACGGGAGGGCCCGCGGGTCTCTTGCTGGCGCTCGAGCTCACCACGGCTGAAGGCGGCACGTTCGCGATTCACACGGGGGACGTGGGGTGGCAAGCCGCCGCGCGGCCCGGGGCCGACTGGCAGCAGGTCGGCGAGCCGAGCGGCTTCGGGGACGCCGAAGTGATCGCCAAGTTCGGCGCCCCTCCCTTCGCGGGCCGCCCTCAGCTGCCCGCGTGGGCAGCGCCCGCGCCCTACCTTTACAGTACGTTTTCGGCACCGGCCCACATCACGCGGGCGCGCGCCTACGTCGCGGGGCTCGGCTACTACGAGCTTTACCTCAACGGCCGCCGGGTGGGCGATCACGTGCTCGAGCCGCCGTTCAGCGACTACGACAAAACCGTCGAGTACACCGTCTTCGACGTCACGCGCTTGCTCGAGCCCCGAAACAACGGTGTGGGCATCATCCTGGGCAACGGGTACTACAACCAACACGCGGCGGACGTGTGGAACTACGAGAAGGCGCCGTGGCGAGACGAGCCCAAGGTGCGCGTACAGATCGAGGCGCTCACCGAGACGGGCGAGCGCTTCGTGGTGGCAAGCGATGGCACCTGGAAAGCCGCCGACGGGCCGATTCGCTTCGATGGTCTTCGCAACGGTGAGCACTACGATGCCCGTCTCGAGAGGCCCGGCTTCGCCACAGCCGGGTTCGAGGCGCCAGGGGCTCGCCCCGTGCGCGAAGTCGGGCCGCCCCGGGGGCGCCTGGTGCCGCGCGAAGCTCCCCCGATCCGGGTGACCGAGACGCTGGAGGCGCGCAGCGTGCAGCAGGTGGCCGCGGGGGTGCACCTTTTCGATCTCGGGCAGAACATCGCGGGGTGGGCGCGTCTGCGCGTCCAGGGGCCCACCGGCACGAAGCTCACCTTGCGCTTCGGCGAGAAGCTCGGGCCTGACGGCCGCCTGGATCGCAAGGCGCTCGAGGGCCTCCTGCGCCAAGGCGTCTTCGAGGAAGACCAGTACATCTTGCGCGGTGGCCCCGAGGAGGTCTGGGAGCCGCGCTTCACGTACCACGGCTTCCGCTACGTGGAAGTGGAGGGGTTCCCGGGCACACCCCCGGCAAGCGCGATCGAGGGCCGCGTGGTGCATACGGACTTCGCGAGCGTGGGCCACTTCGAGACCTCGGACGCGCTCGTCAACCGCATCCACGCGGCCACGTGTTGGTCGTACCGAAGCAACTACGTGGGCATTCCCACCGACTGCCCGCACCGGGAAAAAAACGGCTGGACGGGCGACGCTCACTTGGCCATCGACGCGGGCTTGTTCAACTTCGACAACGCGGCTGCCTACCTCAAGTGGATCCGCGACCTCACGGAGGCGCAGAGCCCCAAGGGCACTTTGCCGGGCATCGTGCCGTCGCCGGGCTGGGGCTACGAAGACAAGTGGAGCGGACCCGCCTGGGACGCCGCTTTGTTCGTGGTGCCGTGGAGCGTCTACAAGTTCACGGGGGATCGCACGGCCCTCATGCTGGCGTTCGGCGCGCAGCAAAAGTACTTGGCCTCCCTCGAAGCGCGGGCGCCCGAGGGCCTGGTCGATTTTGGCCTGGGGGATTGGTCGCACTGGAAGACCCAAACGCCCGTGGCGGTCACGTCCACCGCGGCCTACCACCTGATGGCTACCCTGGCCGCGAAGACCGCGGGCGCGCTCGGCCAGCCTGACCTCGCGAAGCGCTATACGGCGCTGGCCGACAAGATCTCACAAGCGTTTCAGCGCGCCTTCGTGAACGCCCGCACCGGACAGGTGGCCGACGATCAGCAAACGGCGCTGGCCTTGGCACTCCTTCAGGGGCTCGTGCCTGAAACGCTGCGGCCGGCGGTGGTGCAGCGGCTCGTTGCCAGCGTCGAAAAGACGGACTTTCATCCGGATACGGGCGTGCTGGGCGCAGGGGCGCTCTTGCGGGCGCTGTCGAAGGCGGGGCATGCCGATGTGGCCTTCAAAGTGGCGAACCGGCGGACGGCGCCCGGATGGGGCCACTGGATCGACCAGGGGGCAACCACGTTGTGGGAGACCTGGAGCGGGGAAAGCTCGCGCAACCACGTCTTCTTCGGCGACATCGACGCCTGGTACTACGAAGTGCTGGCCGGCATACAGCCCGACGACAGTGCGCCTGGCTTTGCGCACGTCACGTTGGCGCCCGAGGTGGTGCCGGAGCTCGACAGAGTCGAGGCCAGCGTGGACACCGTGCGCGGCAAGGTGCTCTCCCGGTGGGAGCGCGAGGGCGACAGCGTGCGTTTCGCCTTCGAAGTGCCGACCACCGTCAGGGCAACCCTTCGCGTGCCCGCCGCCCCCGGCGCCAGGGTGACGCTCAATGGGCGTGCCATCGACGACGTCCCCGGCCTGGGCGCCCGCAAGCTTCCCGAGGGCGGCTATAGCTTCGAGGCGGGGCCTGGACGCTATGCGGTGGTCGCAGGCCGGTGA
- a CDS encoding GMC family oxidoreductase — protein MRRVEEGVAKCRAAPFIADANAIKDAVIAALEGQALPGQDVSLKPGGLGGVAHEVGTLRMGLPGEAVVDPQLKVNAYDNIYVCDLSVFPTSPAANPTLTLAGLAMRLASELKQRGGW, from the coding sequence ATGCGGCGCGTTGAGGAGGGGGTAGCGAAGTGCAGGGCCGCGCCCTTCATCGCCGACGCCAACGCGATCAAAGACGCCGTGATTGCGGCGTTGGAGGGGCAAGCCCTTCCGGGGCAAGACGTGAGCTTGAAGCCAGGCGGTTTGGGCGGCGTGGCCCACGAGGTGGGCACGCTGCGCATGGGTCTGCCTGGCGAAGCCGTCGTTGACCCTCAGTTGAAGGTGAACGCCTACGACAACATCTACGTATGCGACTTGTCGGTGTTTCCCACCTCGCCGGCGGCGAACCCCACCCTGACCTTGGCCGGGCTTGCCATGCGCTTGGCGAGCGAACTCAAGCAGCGCGGCGGGTGGTGA
- a CDS encoding AAA family ATPase has translation MNEGRSPPTVADLFASRRVIVCCGAGGVGKTTVSASLALSAAREGLRVLAITVDPSRRLAEALGVSQHQQSPTMLSAERLAAVGVTPPGTLSAWMLDPQLVCDQVVSAVTKDPEAQQRMRQNRLYQNVSTLVAGMHEYTAVEALHGFIRDDHYDLVVLDTPPSRNAIRFLDTPSRANAFLDPRIFSVFLPSESNIFRRAGTALVNKILDLGLGKESRVELQEFLSLFQVILRHLNRNQEEMQRFFASQQVAFLLVTSPAQAAVDEAVHFEARTRELGVRIGGYVLNQSLAPAASLPYPTPERLPPLRGPVEESALAKLRALASVEAHGVDRDAALAASLRDRLAGRAPLWVLPRFTRENSAFEALLSLADLLMGRTFRM, from the coding sequence GTGAACGAGGGCCGCTCACCCCCCACCGTCGCGGACTTGTTCGCGAGCCGCCGGGTGATCGTGTGCTGCGGGGCGGGAGGCGTGGGCAAAACCACCGTCTCGGCGTCGTTGGCGCTCTCCGCCGCGCGGGAAGGCCTGCGGGTGCTCGCCATCACAGTGGATCCCAGCCGCCGCCTGGCCGAGGCGTTGGGGGTCTCGCAGCACCAGCAGAGCCCCACGATGCTCTCGGCGGAGCGGCTCGCGGCCGTGGGCGTCACGCCTCCGGGCACCCTCTCGGCCTGGATGCTGGATCCGCAGCTGGTCTGCGATCAGGTGGTGAGCGCCGTGACGAAGGATCCCGAGGCGCAGCAGCGCATGCGGCAAAACCGGCTTTACCAGAACGTGAGCACGCTCGTGGCGGGCATGCACGAGTACACGGCGGTGGAAGCCCTGCACGGGTTCATTCGCGACGACCACTACGATCTGGTCGTGCTGGACACGCCGCCCTCTCGCAACGCGATCCGCTTTTTGGACACGCCCTCGCGCGCCAACGCGTTTTTGGATCCTCGCATCTTCAGCGTGTTTTTGCCCTCCGAATCGAACATCTTCCGGAGGGCCGGCACGGCGCTGGTGAACAAGATCTTGGACTTGGGGCTCGGCAAGGAGTCCCGGGTCGAGCTGCAGGAGTTTCTGTCGCTGTTTCAGGTGATCTTGCGGCACCTCAACCGCAACCAGGAAGAGATGCAGCGCTTCTTCGCCAGCCAACAGGTGGCGTTTTTGCTGGTCACGTCTCCGGCCCAGGCCGCCGTGGACGAGGCGGTTCACTTCGAGGCGCGGACGCGGGAGCTTGGTGTGCGGATCGGTGGGTACGTGCTCAACCAAAGCTTGGCGCCTGCCGCGTCTTTGCCGTATCCCACGCCCGAACGCCTGCCGCCGTTGCGGGGCCCAGTGGAGGAAAGCGCGCTCGCGAAGCTGCGGGCGCTTGCCTCCGTGGAAGCCCACGGTGTGGACCGCGACGCGGCGTTGGCCGCCAGCTTGCGAGATCGGCTCGCCGGCCGGGCCCCCCTGTGGGTGCTGCCGCGCTTTACCCGGGAAAACAGCGCCTTCGAGGCGCTCTTGTCCCTGGCGGACCTGCTCATGGGCCGCACGTTCCGCATGTGA
- a CDS encoding AMP-binding protein: MNAPPVSSPPAVAPERGDVVNVAACLPQIAAAQPERLALAEPAGAGGRYRELTYRQLDEQSDQVARGLAAIGIGQGVRAVLMVPPGPHFFSLAFGMAKAGVVPVMIDPGLPRKHLAACIDEAAPEAFIGSPKAHVARALFGWGQRTVGMNVVVGGSRVWGGRAGVSWSEVLRRGAEARGPALAPTRAEDVAAILFTSGSTGVPKGAVYTQANFAAQVAAIREIAGLGDAEIDLPTFPLFALFDPALGMSTVVPQMDFTRPARANPRRILRALTARRVTNMFASPALLRTLVRYAVPAGERVWGLRRIVSAGAPVSPALVKELLQLMPNGKVVTPYGATEALPVAVIESDEILRVGARSAAGQGICVGRPVAGVDVAIIPLHDEPIGVWRDELRLPPPTRGEIVVRGPQVTRSYWGRPQADALAKIPTADGVGFWHRMGDVGAFDDEGRLWFCGRKAHRVVLADGHVLFSVACEGVFNAHPAVRRSALVGVTLGGETHSIVCVERDPAAGAWPRLATALRALGQACPETQRIHHFLAHPGFPVDIRHNAKIDREALALWARGRVS; encoded by the coding sequence ATGAACGCGCCCCCCGTGTCCTCCCCTCCCGCCGTGGCGCCGGAGCGGGGCGACGTGGTGAACGTCGCCGCGTGCCTGCCGCAGATCGCGGCCGCGCAGCCCGAAAGGCTCGCGCTGGCCGAGCCTGCGGGGGCAGGGGGGCGCTACCGTGAACTCACCTACCGCCAGCTCGACGAGCAAAGCGACCAGGTGGCGCGCGGGCTGGCCGCGATCGGGATCGGCCAGGGGGTGCGGGCCGTCTTGATGGTCCCCCCGGGGCCGCATTTTTTTTCATTGGCCTTCGGCATGGCCAAGGCGGGTGTGGTGCCGGTGATGATCGATCCCGGCCTGCCCCGTAAACATCTGGCCGCCTGCATCGACGAAGCCGCACCCGAAGCGTTCATCGGCTCGCCGAAGGCCCACGTGGCGCGCGCCCTTTTCGGCTGGGGCCAGCGCACCGTCGGGATGAACGTGGTGGTGGGAGGCTCTCGGGTCTGGGGCGGTCGTGCGGGGGTCTCTTGGTCCGAAGTGCTGCGGCGAGGGGCCGAGGCGCGCGGCCCAGCTCTGGCGCCCACGCGGGCCGAAGACGTCGCGGCCATCCTGTTTACGAGCGGCAGCACGGGTGTGCCGAAGGGGGCCGTTTACACGCAGGCCAACTTCGCGGCGCAGGTCGCGGCGATTCGCGAGATCGCGGGACTGGGTGACGCCGAGATCGATCTGCCCACCTTTCCGCTCTTTGCGCTCTTCGATCCCGCCCTTGGCATGTCGACCGTGGTGCCGCAGATGGATTTCACGCGGCCGGCCCGCGCCAACCCGCGGCGCATCCTCCGGGCGCTCACCGCAAGGCGCGTGACGAACATGTTCGCGTCACCGGCGCTGCTGCGCACCCTGGTGCGGTATGCGGTGCCTGCGGGCGAACGGGTGTGGGGCCTGAGGCGCATCGTCTCGGCGGGCGCCCCCGTGTCCCCAGCCCTCGTCAAAGAGCTCTTGCAGCTGATGCCGAACGGCAAGGTCGTGACCCCCTACGGCGCCACCGAGGCGTTGCCCGTGGCCGTGATCGAAAGCGACGAGATCCTGCGCGTGGGCGCGCGCAGCGCGGCCGGGCAGGGCATTTGTGTGGGCCGTCCGGTGGCCGGTGTCGACGTGGCGATCATCCCGCTCCATGACGAGCCCATCGGTGTATGGCGTGACGAGCTGCGCTTGCCGCCGCCTACGCGCGGAGAGATCGTGGTGCGTGGCCCTCAAGTCACACGGTCGTATTGGGGACGGCCCCAGGCCGACGCCTTGGCCAAGATCCCCACCGCCGACGGGGTGGGTTTTTGGCACCGGATGGGCGACGTGGGCGCCTTCGATGACGAAGGGCGCCTGTGGTTTTGCGGCCGCAAAGCGCACCGGGTGGTGCTGGCTGACGGCCACGTTTTGTTCTCTGTCGCCTGCGAGGGTGTGTTCAACGCGCACCCCGCCGTGCGGCGCTCTGCGCTCGTGGGTGTGACGCTCGGGGGTGAAACGCACTCCATCGTGTGCGTCGAGCGTGACCCCGCGGCGGGCGCGTGGCCGCGGCTCGCCACCGCGTTGCGGGCGCTCGGGCAGGCCTGCCCTGAAACGCAGCGCATTCATCACTTCCTTGCGCATCCTGGGTTCCCCGTGGACATTCGGCACAACGCCAAAATCGATCGTGAAGCGCTCGCGCTGTGGGCGAGAGGGCGCGTCTCGTGA
- a CDS encoding NAD-dependent epimerase/dehydratase family protein, which produces MGERARLVNVLVTGGGFLGSALARRLLARGDGVRVFGRRARPALRAEGVEVLCGDVADPAHVAAAVAGCEAVFHTAAQVGSWGRPALFERTNVEGTRNVIAACLQHGVRRLVFTSSPSVAHGRGDCEGIDESHGYAEAFDAEYPRTKAIAERLVLAANGRALATLALRPHLMWGPGDTQLIPRVVARARAGTLRLPGGPAKRVDCTYVDNAVDAHLAALARLAPGAVCAGRAYFISQGEPLPQRDLITQVLEAVGIPGPFPTVAPWILRRAGAAAEAWWRVRGIWDREPPLTRFVARQLTSAHWFDISAARRDLGYEPRVSIATGLARLRRDAFGS; this is translated from the coding sequence GTGGGCGAGAGGGCGCGTCTCGTGAACGTGCTCGTGACGGGCGGCGGTTTTCTGGGCAGCGCGCTGGCGCGTCGGTTGTTGGCCCGCGGTGACGGTGTCCGGGTTTTCGGGCGACGCGCCCGCCCCGCCCTGCGCGCCGAAGGCGTCGAGGTGCTGTGCGGCGACGTGGCCGACCCCGCCCACGTGGCGGCGGCGGTGGCGGGCTGCGAGGCCGTGTTTCATACCGCCGCCCAGGTGGGCAGCTGGGGACGCCCCGCGCTCTTCGAGCGGACCAACGTGGAGGGCACCCGGAACGTGATCGCCGCGTGCCTCCAGCACGGCGTGCGCCGCCTGGTGTTCACCAGCTCGCCGTCCGTGGCCCACGGCCGGGGTGATTGTGAAGGCATCGACGAAAGCCACGGCTACGCCGAGGCCTTCGACGCCGAGTACCCGCGCACCAAGGCGATCGCCGAGCGGCTGGTGTTGGCCGCCAACGGCCGCGCTCTGGCCACGCTCGCCCTGCGGCCTCACTTGATGTGGGGGCCGGGTGACACGCAGCTCATCCCCCGGGTCGTGGCGCGGGCGCGCGCCGGCACTCTGCGCTTGCCCGGGGGGCCCGCCAAGCGGGTGGACTGCACCTACGTCGACAACGCCGTCGACGCCCACCTGGCTGCCCTCGCGCGGTTGGCGCCCGGGGCCGTCTGTGCAGGGCGGGCGTATTTCATCAGCCAGGGCGAGCCCCTGCCGCAGCGAGACCTCATCACCCAGGTACTCGAAGCGGTGGGCATCCCGGGCCCTTTCCCCACCGTCGCACCCTGGATCTTGCGCCGGGCGGGCGCTGCGGCGGAGGCCTGGTGGAGGGTCCGCGGCATCTGGGATCGCGAGCCCCCCCTCACGCGCTTCGTGGCCCGGCAGCTCACCTCCGCCCACTGGTTCGACATCAGCGCCGCCCGCCGGGACCTCGGATACGAGCCCCGGGTATCGATCGCCACGGGGCTCGCGCGCCTTCGCCGCGACGCCTTCGGAAGCTGA